In one Drosophila pseudoobscura strain MV-25-SWS-2005 chromosome X, UCI_Dpse_MV25, whole genome shotgun sequence genomic region, the following are encoded:
- the east gene encoding uncharacterized protein east isoform X1, producing MSSRKPGATATTAAVLEDTANTSATVILPACSEDQSSSAAEELARAGAKSPSPEGNGAGEKTEDQQQSSGDANPSPNPNSDRSQPSPATTIEGVVASPKPPTPTTVSDGLGSKSVRITRLSSPLLLLSSPTATASRHREASEDGEEPPSSGSQRKSSVERSVVAPPVIRGRKSIKDLKEAKEAIAKLEDGPGSGTVQVKEEAIDGSELESLPAADEKDNKDTKDKDKEKEKDKEKDKELPPTPTCNRVTRKSHAQEQANNTRVTRNRRQSSTVASSEQQQQQLPTARGRRPRKSQAVVPPPLEPAAKRNRSEDDVESAAKYSKIEVKAPPPEDEIDDAVDAAEEPPKGAVLIKQEPPDRDTATPVTVHVPAVPTPTSAGGRRGRGRPQTKNVGAAAGTAVSTAVASSTSTRATRLNKTGSPGGLGMAAAAEPMMAKRRRVGSTTRKTASAGSLATSAHGGGDEDSKDSMASSMDDLLLAHADIKLEKLTPDFDESLLLPVDPVVGLLKDAQTAMEEESSTTSGGANGHSSSSCVEPLTVDADLGNADKDKPKESPQESTELPESESESASGSVSACGEAGKAPSLSPDIISVKFYKKFLANNLGIEKDPELGEIVQIASHSEVEVEAEVEAEAESEADPEAEPEAKTEVELELIKPESETELEAEAEGEVKSAAAAEAEAEAKFALEDSSYSNSSLKAGALRLDESGEELPLEDRPADEVAVNGDNGHEGEAEEEEEQKSDNYDDFDHEIMEELAKEGVVDARGNALSRKAEDEPEPAPEPVTETDSADHPEGVPAVGDEPTDAEEKYVPEGAMEVKASSTVAEQPADADTEMEMDVDMEHGGEAEEEPEQDKPQQELPLMADHMDNDFPEENKENLSMSSTSPRRSSHDGLDIQLTLKDEEDEEKPLATIKVAEQKTNLDPDDLADPQLCLKALKDLKDHKDQSEEKALLLEYLPNAEANGKQEAGLSCDEKERRDQEIHLHNLGLLTHQAAEQRRQDLQEAQTRQAQYQQQHPQAYPSGKRRSTALAGAAAGSGSGSGGGSAIHVESSGTLKTVIKLNRSSNGGASGSGGVPTGTVIHGSGSSGSSSSSSMGSATRKASAASTGSAMGSAAHGVRRQSLKMTFQKGRARGHGSADRSADQHGVHAEDSYYTIQNENEGATKSNIPSGNPGRKTTNRFSSTNSHHHSTIAKHLGALQHRSLLDSSQSEGHGGHAMDHGFYQMASFKKDEKEKILIPEKASSFKFHPGRLCEDQCYYCSGKFGLYDTPCHVGQIKSVERQQKILANEEKLTVDNCLCDACFRHVDRRANAAPYNKKRLSAPGHLETGGPGGPGGSASGSNLDKNYAGEGVPTEGVEMGPSTSAGAAQRSCAVKDCCETAGHQLRRKCIRKSVKKFQLSFEIPTGTSIVWLCEAHYNTFIQFSGCVLCKRRLGKNHMYNITTQDTDRLEKALTEMGIPVQLGMGTAVCKLCRYFANLLMKPPDSTKSQKAEFVKNYRKRLLKVHNLQDASNEVSEAEDEAVDRSAHSAASTSAAASTHEDAEMPLVVDFDGPTDSNSSSSSITAIGGSTTGTSKQMSKLQAILQQSLSGEGLASGSGSGSGSGSGTANGSASSSAANPDISNVLRGNPNISMRELFHGEEEMGLQFKVPFGCSSSQRTPEGWTRVQTFLQYDEPTRRLWEELQKPYGNQSSFLRHLILLEKYYRNGDLVLGAHASSNASVYTATVRQRLNSFDHGHSYGGTPAGKRPPVVGSPGSSSSTAASASGSVLATPIANANANQSADNTGQGEPKIPLVELNDDDDEVAVGQRSPKDVLNSHLERLTTVSVDKLTKQLSSNAVTIIARPKDKPAPPSTAATATSPATATVTAKTATLASSPASISSASPASSPEDGGAGTQKAVALCPSQFKNAPPLVPTSGANSRSILKSNLLGTNKAVEIVPLSSVLPVSASLSSASLLANHSVGSKAPAAVAAYSAQEKQNKILDVANKLLSSKNESKSQQQQQQVGARLVGGIQSKLKLATPMSLHQHQQQQGSSSKTPTNVAQLLNSPPELISLARRRTAGGGPPSASMAPGGSSLMGNHLSRRLQLQQKPGTTGSAGTGTGAGTGTGAAAGSRGLAAPPNVVILPETLTTQERHECKSWKPTLIPLEDQNHVPSKSQALYQTADGRRLPALVQVQSGGKPYLISIFDYNRMCILRREKLLRDQMLKTNAKPKPSQTQSQSQSGQNSDTAVPAYIAQMAHQQQTARQQLQQLQQQQQQQQHKQHLQHQMPTLQPGGGAGAGAGRLARLAPKPMPPLNIPQIASQGHTQLNINPSLEGTSGNSSNSSWLWNNFPDHKQYLPNGNGGTGPSGKLPHLTPKPSTVTLSSGSSLKSGPTFTLKQQQMQMQQQKLIDNAISKIPKSLIVIPQGGDSSGSSKE from the exons ATGTCGAGCCGTAAGCcaggagccacagccacaacggCAGCCGTCCTGGAGGACACGGCGAATACCTCAGCCACTGTGATCCTGCCAGCCTGCAGCGAGGACCAGTCTTCAAGCGCTGCCGAGGAGctagccagagccggagccaaaTCGCCCTCTCCCGAGGGGAATGGGGCAGGGGAAAAGACGGAAGATCAGCAGCAGTCCAGCGGGGATGCGAATCCGAGTCCGAACCCGAATTCGGACCGGAGTCAGCCCTCTCCCGCCACAACAATAGAGGGGGTAGTGGCCTCACCAAAGCCACCCACGCCCACGACTGTCAGCGATGGACTGGGGAGCAAGAGTGTGCGAATAACACGGCTCTCGTcgccgctcctgctgctcaGCTCCCCCACAGCTACAGCCTCGAGGCATCGCGAGGCTAGCGAAGACGGAGAAGAGCCGCCATCGTCGGGCAGTCAGAGGAAGAGCTCGGTGGAGCGCTCGGTTGTTGCCCCCCCCGTCATACGCGGACGCAAGTCCATTAAGGATCTAAAAGAAGCCAAAGAAGCCATCGCCAAGCTCGAGGATGGGCCAGGATCAGGGACAGTGCAAGTCAAAGAGGAGGCCATCGACGGCAGCGAACTGGAATCCCTGCCAGCTGCCGATGAAAAAGACAACAAAGACACAAAAGACAAGGACAAGGAAAAAGAGAAGGACAAAGAGAAGGACAAAGAGCTGCCACCTACGCCGACCTGCAACCGTGTCACCCGCAAGTCGCACGCCCAGGAGCAGGCGAACAACACTCGCGTCACCCGCAATCGTCGACAATCATCGACGGTGGCCTCcagcgagcagcagcagcagcagttgccgACCGCACGTGGCCGCCGTCCCAGGAAGTCCCAGGCGGTGGTCCCGCCGCCCCTGGAGCCAGCCGCCAAGCGGAATCGCTCCGAGGACGACGTAGAGAGTGCGGCAAAGTACAGCAAAATTGAGGTGAAGGCGCCGCCACCCGAAGACGAGATCGACGACGCCGTGGACGCCGCCGAGGAGCCACCAAAGGGCGCTGTGCTGATCAAGCAGGAGCCCCCAGACAGGGACACAGCCACACCCGTCACTGTCCACGTCCCCGCCGTTCCCACACCAACCTCAGCGGGAGGTCGACGCGGACGCGGCCGGCCACAGACAAAGAATGTCGGAGCCGCGGCTGGCACAGCAGTTTCCACAGCCGTTGCCTCGTCTACCAGCACGCGAGCGACGCGTCTGAACAAGACGGGATCGCCGGGTGGACTGGGAATGGCCGCTGCTGCCGAGCCGATGATGGCGAAGCGACGACGGGTGGGCTCCACCACACGGAAGACTGCATCGGCCGGCTCGCTGGCCACCAGCGCGCATGGCGGCGGGGACGAGGACTCGAAGGACAGCATGGCCTCGTCCATGGAcgacctgctgctggcccacGCCGACATTAAGCTGGAGAAGCTGACGCCGGACTTTGACGAGAGCCTGCTCCTGCCAGTGGATCCTGTGGTGGGGTTGCTGAAGGACGCACAGACGGCCATGGAGGAGGAGAGCTCTACCACCAGCGGAGGGGCCAACGGtcattcctcctcctcctgcgtCGAACCGCTCACCGTGGACGCCGATCTGGGGAATGCCGATAAGGATAAGCCGAAGGAGTCGCCCCAGGAGTCGACGGAACTGCcggagtccgagtcggagtctGCCTCTGGGTCCGTCTCCGCATGCGGAGAGGCTGGCAAAGCGCCGTCGCTCAGTCCCGACATAATCAGCGTTAAGTTCTACAAGAAGTTCCTGGCCAACAATCTGGGCATCGAGAAGGACCCGGAGCTGGGCGAGATTGTCCAAATAGCCAGCCACAGCGAAGTGGAAGTCGAAGCGGAAGTCGAAGCAGAAGCTGAATCTGAGGCTGATCCGGAAGCGGAGCCAGAAGCGAAAACTGaagtggagctggagctgataAAGCCGGAGTCCGAGACAGAACTGGAGGCGGAAGCCGAGGGAGAAGTTAAGTCCGCGGCCgccgccgaggccgaggcagaAGCCAAATTTGCGTTGGAGGACTCTTCGTACTCGAACAGCTCCTTGAAGGCGGGTGCGCTTCGGCTGGACGAGAGCGGCGAGGAGCTGCCCCTCGAAGACAGACCCGCGGATGAGGTCGCTGTAAACGGGGATAATGGCCATGAgggggaggcggaggaggaggaggagcagaagtcGGACAACTACGACGACTTTGATCACGAGATTATGGAGGAGCTGGCCAAGGAGGGCGTAGTGGACGCCAGGGGCAATGCGCTGAGTCGAAAGGCCGAAGATGAACCTGAACCTGCTCCAGAGCCTGTGACTGAGACTGATTCTGCGGATCATCCCGAGGGAGTGCCGGCGGTAGGAGATGAGCCGACGGACGCGGAGGAGAAGTATGTACCCGAAGGAGCCATGGAGGTAAAGGCATCCTCGACTGTAGCCGAGCAGCCAGCGGATGCGGACACAgagatggaaatggatgtGGATATGGAACACggaggagaggcagaggaagagccagagcaagaTAAACCACAGCAGGAGCTGCCGCTGATGGCGGATCACATGGACAACGATTTTCCGGAGGAGAACAAGGAGAACCTGTCCATGTCCAGCACATCCCCCAGGAGGTCCAGCCACGACGGTCTCGACATTCAGCTGACTCTTAAGgatgaggaggacgaggagaaGCCCCTGGCGACCATAAAGGTTGCCGAGCAGAAGACCAATCTGGATCCAGACGACCTCGCAGATCCCCAGCTCTGCCTCAAAGCCCTCAAGGACCTCAAGGATCACAAGGACCAGTCCGAAGAGAAAGCCCTGCTCCTGGAATACTTGCCCAACGCAGAAGCCAATGGCAAGCAGGAGGCGGGACTCTCATGTGATGAGAAAGAGCGGCGCGACCAAGAGATTCATCTTCACAATCTCGGCCTCCTGACGCACCAGGCCGCCGAGCAGCGGCGCCAGGACCTGCAGGAGGCGCAGACACGCCAGGCGCAGtaccagcaacagcatccaCAGGCCTATCCGAGCGGAAAGCGACGCTCGACGGCCCTGGCAGGAGCGGCTGCAGGATCTGGGTCGGGATCGGGGGGAGGCAGCGCCATCCACGTGGAGTCCAGCGGGACACTAAAGACTGTTATCAAGCTCAATCGGAGCAGCAACGGGGGAGCCAGCGGAAGTGGCGGAGTGCCCACGGGGACTGTCATCCACGGCAGCGGCTCCTCCggctcctcatcctcctcctcgatgGGCAGTGCCACGCGAAAGGCGAGCGCCGCCAGCACAGGGTCAGCCATGGGCTCTGCAGCCCACGGAGTACGCCGTCAGTCCCTCAAGATGACATTCCAGAAGGGTCGCGCCCGCGGCCATGGATCAGCGGATCGCTCTGCCGACCAGCATGGCGTCCACGCCGAGGACTCGTACTACACAATACAGAACGAG AACGAAGGTGCGACCAAGTCGAACATACCGTCGGGTAATCCTGGCCGAAAGACCACTAACCGTTTCAGTTCGACTAACAGCCACCACCACTCGACGATAGCCAAGCACTTGGGTGCGCTCCAGCACAGATCTCTCCTGG ATTCATCGCAATCGGAGGGGCATGGTGGCCATGCAATGGACCATGGCTTCTACCAAATGGCTTCCTTCAAGAAGGATGAGAAGGAGAAGATACTGATCCCGGAGAAGGCCTCTTCGTTCAAGTTCCATCCCGGGCGGCTGTGCGAGGACCAGTGCTATTACTGTAGCGGCAAGTTCGGGCTGTACGACACGCCCTGTCACGTGGGCCAGATCAAGTCGGTGGAGCGTCAGCAGAAGATCCTAGCCA ACGAGGAGAAGCTGACGGTGGACAACTGCCTGTGCGATGCCTGCTTCCGGCATGTGGATCGTCGTGCCAACGCGGCCCCCTACAACAAGAAGCGACTCTCGGCCCCCGGCCACCTGGAAACAGGTGGTCCCGGCGGCCCTGGAGGCTCCGCCTCCGGTTCCAATTTGGACAAAAACTATGCCGGCGAGGGAGTGCCCACGGAAGGGGTCGAGATGGGCCCCTCCACGTCGGCGGGGGCCGCTCAGCGATCGTGTGCCGTGAAGGACTGCTGCGAGACGGCCGGCCATCAGCTGCGCCGCAAGTGCATCCGCAAGAGCGTGAAGAAGTTCCAGCTGAGTTTCGAGATTCCCACCGGCACCTCGATCGTCTGGCTGTGCGAGGCCCACTACAACACGTTCATTCAGTTCTCCGGCTGTGTCCTTTGCAAGCGGCGGCTGGGCAAGAATCACATGTACAACATAACGACG CAGGACACCGATCGACTGGAGAAGGCCCTCACGGAGATGGGCATACCCGTCCAGCTGGGCATGGGCACCGCCGTCTGCAAGCTCTGCCGCTACTTCGCCAACCTTCTGATGAAGCCCCCCGACAGCACCAAGTCCCAGAAGGCGGAGTTTGTCAAGAACTATCGCAAAAG GCTCCTCAAGGTGCACAATCTGCAGGATGCCAGCAACGAGGTCTCCGAGGCTGAGGACGAGGCGGTCGATCGCAGTGCTCACTCCGCCGCCTCCACTAGTGCAGCCGCCTCCACGCACGAGGACGCCGAGATGCCGTTGGTGGTGGACTTCGACGGTCCCACGGACTCCAACTCGAGCAGCTCGTCCATCACGGCCATCGGAGGATCGACAACCGGCACTAGCAAGCAGATGTCAAAGCTGCAGGCCATCCTGCAGCAGAGTCTGTCAGGCGAGGGTCTggccagtggcagcggcagcggcagtggcagtggcagtggaactGCGAACGGATCGGCCAGCTCTAGTGCAGCGAATCCGGACATATCGAACGTACTGCGCGGCAACCCGAACATCTCCATGCGCGAGCTCTTCCACGGCGAGGAGGAGATGGGGCTGCAGTTTAAGGTGCCCTTCGGCTGTAGTAGCAGCCAGCGCACGCCGGAGGGCTGGACGCGGGTGCAGACCTTTTTGCAGTATGACGAGCCGACGCGCCGCCTCTGGGAGGAGCTGCAGAAGCCGTATGGCAACCAGAGCTCCTTCCTGCGCCACCTCATCCTGCTGGAGAAGTACTACCGCAACGGAGACCTCGTCCTGGGTGCTCACGCCTCCTCAAATGCCAGCGTCTACACGGCGACCGTGCGCCAGCGACTGAACTCCTTCGATCATGGTCACTCCTACGGAGGAACCCCAGCGGGCAAGCGGCCGCCAGTAGTCGGCTCCCCGGGCTCATCTTCATCGACCGCCGCGTCGGCCAGTGGCAGTGTCCTGGCCACCCCCATCGCCAACGCTAATGCCAACCAATCTGCAGACAACACCGGCCAGGGAGAGCCAAAGATTCCGCTGGTGGAGctcaacgacgacgacgacgaggtcGCCGTGGGACAGCGATCTCCAAAGGATGTCCTCAACTCGCACTTGGAACGCCTCACCACCGTCTCGGTGGACAAGCTGACCAAGCAGCTCAGCTCGAACGCAGTGACCATCATCGCCCGTCCCAAGGACAAGCCAGCGCCGCCGAGTACCGCCGCCACAGCTACAagcccagccacagccacagtcacagccaaaACAGCCACACTCGCCTCGTCGCCGGCATCGATCTCTTCAGCGTCGCCTGCGTCGTCACCCGAGGATGGGGGCGCGGGCACCCAGAAGGCGGTAGCCTTGTGTCCCTCCCAGTTCAAGAATGCCCCGCCCCTGGTGCCCACCAGTGGCGCCAACAGTAGGAGCATCCTCAAGAGCAACCTCCTAGGGACCAACAAGGCCGTTGAGATTGTGCCACTGTCCTCGGTGCTGCCCGTCTCTGCCAGCCTGTCCTCCGCCTCACTGCTCGCCAATCACTCGGTTGGCTCGAAGGCCCCTGCTGCCGTCGCCGCGTACTCCGCCCAGGAGAAGCAGAACAAGATCCTCGATGTGGCCAATAAGCTGCTTAGCAGTAAAAACGAGAGCAagtcacagcagcagcagcaacaggtgGGCGCCCGTCTGGTTGGGGGTATTCAATCCAAGCTGAAGTTGGCCACGCCGATGAGTctgcaccagcaccagcagcagcagggatcGTCCTCGAAGACCCCCACCAATGTGGCCCAGCTGCTGAACTCGCCGCCGGAGCTGATAAGCCTGGCGCGAAGAAGGACGGCCGGAGGGGGGCCTCCCTCTGCATCGATGGCTCCGGGGGGTTCCAGTCTGATGGGCAATCATCTCAGCaggcggctgcagctgcagcagaagccaGGAACAACTGGATCGGCTGGTACGGGtactggagctggaactggaactggagctgcgGCAGGCAGTCGCGGGCTGGCAGCACCGCCGAACGTGGTCATACTGCCGGAAACACTGACCACGCAGGAGCGGCACGAGTGCAAGAGCTGGAAGCCAACCCTGATCCCGCTGGAGGATCAAAACCACGTGCCCAGCAAGTCGCAGGCCCTCTACCAGACAGCCGATGGCCGACGGCTGCCGGCCCTCGTCCAAGTGCAGTCGGGGGGCAAGCCCTACCTCATCTCCATCTTCGATTACAACCGCATGTGCATCCTGCGGCGGGAGAAGCTGCTCCGCGACCAGATGCTCAAGACCAACGCCAAGCCGAAGCCCAGCCAGacacagtcgcagtcgcagtccggCCAGAACTCGGACACCGCGGTGCCCGCATACATCGCCCAGATggcccaccagcagcagaccGCTCGCCAGCAGCtccaacagctgcagcagcagcaacagcagcagcagcacaagcagcACTTACAACATCAGATGCCAACACTTCAGCCGGGAGGAGgagccggtgccggtgccggacGACTGGCCCGCCTGGCACCCAAGCCCATGCCGCCGCTGAACATTCCGCAGATCGCCAGCCAGGGCCATACCCAACTGAACATCAATCCCAGCCTAGAAGGCaccagcggcaacagcagcaacagctcctgGCTGTGGAACAACTTCCCCGACCACAAGCAATATCTCCCGAATGGCAACGGCGGCACGGGCCCCTCCGGAAAGCTGCCCCACCTCACGCCCAAGCCCTCGACGGTCACcctgagcagcggcagcagcctcAAGTCCGGTCCAACCTTCACcctgaagcagcagcagatgcagatgcagcagcagaagctgatCGACAACGCCATATCGAAGATACCCAAGAGCTTGATTGTCATTCCGCAGGGTGGCGACTCTTCGGGCTCGTCTAAGGAGTGA